A region from the Desulfobotulus mexicanus genome encodes:
- a CDS encoding transposase has product FRDXYRFRSGVEATMSDLDRMTGIKHLRIRGMTRVRVAAVLKVTGLNILRATAFRNRLKRVKRRGEGANTLKFALHKVVKERILHLPDSIHQFVRIFLSRNNLFNFSSQNMA; this is encoded by the coding sequence GTTTTCGAGAYRGCTACCGATTCCGTTCCGGCGTCGAGGCAACCATGTCCGACCTTGACCGCATGACTGGAATAAAACATCTGCGGATCAGGGGAATGACAAGGGTCAGGGTTGCAGCGGTACTCAAAGTGACAGGATTAAACATCCTGAGGGCAACTGCGTTCAGAAATCGCCTCAAAAGGGTAAAAAGGCGAGGTGAGGGGGCAAACACCCTTAAATTTGCCCTTCATAAGGTTGTCAAAGAGCGCATTTTACATCTACCAGACTCGATTCATCAATTTGTAAGGATATTTTTGTCCCGGAACAATCTTTTCAACTTTTCCTCACAAAATATGGCTTGA
- a CDS encoding (2Fe-2S) ferredoxin domain-containing protein — translation MKPVQTLTLCMGSSCFSKGNNLNAAAIEAFIRENDLTESISMQGCLCEQHCKNGPNITIDGELIQGVQPGMIHDLLAHKIRR, via the coding sequence GTGAAACCTGTTCAAACCCTCACCCTCTGCATGGGAAGTTCCTGCTTTTCCAAGGGAAACAATCTGAATGCAGCGGCCATTGAAGCCTTTATCCGGGAAAATGATCTCACAGAATCCATCAGCATGCAGGGCTGCCTCTGTGAGCAGCACTGCAAAAACGGCCCTAATATCACAATAGACGGCGAACTGATCCAGGGAGTTCAGCCGGGAATGATCCATGATCTTTTGGCCCATAAAATCAGGCGGTAA
- a CDS encoding sodium ion-translocating decarboxylase subunit beta, which produces MIPLLLDFLTNTGFYMIDILHVFMICVGLVFIYLGIVKRYEPLLLVPIGFGILMGNIPVFHGLGLSIYEEGSVLGYLYMGVTHGIYPPLIFLGIGAMTDFSTLLARPSLMLLGAAAQTGIFLTFLGALALGFSPFEAASIGIIGGADGPTAIFLTSMLAPDLIGPIAIAAYSYMALVPVIQPPVMKLLTTKKERCIRMEEPRKVSQKEKILFPIIGLLMCCFIAPAALPLLGMLFLGNLLKEAVVTDRLAVAARTVIIDTVTILLGVTVGASTQADVFLNAKSIGIFVLGAASFAVATACGLLFAKFMNLFLKTKINPLIGAAGVSAVPDSARVVHHVAQQEDPGNFLLMHAMAPNISGVIGSAIAAGVLWSFLS; this is translated from the coding sequence ATGATCCCGCTGCTGCTGGATTTTTTAACTAATACAGGCTTTTACATGATTGATATTCTCCATGTTTTTATGATCTGTGTGGGGCTTGTGTTTATTTATCTGGGGATAGTCAAGCGCTATGAACCCCTTTTGCTGGTTCCCATAGGATTCGGTATTCTCATGGGGAATATACCTGTATTCCATGGACTGGGCCTGAGTATCTATGAAGAAGGCTCCGTTCTGGGCTACCTTTACATGGGCGTTACCCACGGCATTTATCCGCCACTGATTTTCCTTGGCATCGGAGCCATGACGGATTTTTCCACCCTTCTGGCAAGACCTTCCCTGATGCTGCTGGGGGCAGCTGCACAGACGGGTATTTTTCTTACCTTTCTTGGTGCTCTGGCCTTAGGCTTTTCTCCCTTTGAAGCAGCCAGCATAGGCATTATAGGCGGTGCGGACGGTCCCACGGCCATCTTCCTTACGTCCATGCTTGCCCCTGATCTCATCGGTCCCATTGCCATTGCTGCCTATTCCTATATGGCGCTCGTTCCTGTGATACAGCCGCCCGTCATGAAGCTTCTTACCACTAAAAAAGAGCGTTGCATCCGCATGGAAGAGCCAAGGAAAGTTTCCCAGAAGGAAAAAATCCTCTTTCCCATCATAGGGCTTCTCATGTGCTGTTTTATAGCCCCTGCGGCCTTACCTCTGCTGGGTATGCTTTTTCTGGGTAATCTCCTTAAAGAAGCAGTTGTCACGGATCGTCTGGCTGTGGCAGCCCGCACGGTTATCATCGATACGGTTACCATTCTTTTGGGCGTAACCGTCGGGGCCAGTACCCAGGCGGATGTTTTTCTTAATGCAAAAAGCATAGGGATTTTTGTACTGGGAGCAGCCAGTTTTGCCGTGGCAACGGCCTGCGGGCTTCTTTTTGCAAAGTTCATGAATCTTTTTTTAAAAACCAAGATCAATCCTTTAATTGGTGCTGCAGGGGTATCTGCCGTGCCGGATTCAGCCCGTGTGGTGCATCATGTGGCCCAGCAGGAAGATCCGGGGAACTTTCTGTTAATGCATGCCATGGCCCCCAATATTTCAGGGGTAATCGGTTCTGCCATTGCGGCCGGGGTTTTATGGAGTTTTCTTTCCTGA
- a CDS encoding [Fe-Fe] hydrogenase large subunit C-terminal domain-containing protein yields MPRIKSPIYTEKTRCQDCYKCIRECPVKAILVEKGHAIIIPEQCVLCGHCVVACPAQAKKVRDDLPQARQILKLKPKVIASLAPSFAAVYPDIEPGQLISAIKALGFYGVSETAIGADLVSAKIACDLSMAEDNPEADPKDHRESLYGYRVQFRSQEAAGEKPPLHRQKLFLSSACPVLVEFIKHYMPELSPSITDCASPLLAHARYLKEKYGEETGIVFIGPCIAKKREADTWDELDAAISFTDLSRWLEDEGIRPADYKAAKESFIPVKAAKGSLYPIEGGMIASIRKYASIRNVHMMSITGLKEIRKTLEGFNPAEFSAPIFMELLSCPGGCINGPGICDDTQRIFRRIRLLDYASKARNTLSEKLPCMQDTLPVERIVPVEHSEEEIQTALRQIGKRTLQDALNCGSCGYDTCKAFAAAMLENRAEKTMCLSYMKTLAQNKANGLIRAIPAGVVICDSQLKIIECNRYFANMMGEDVLSMFEVRPGMEGASLEKITDLARYFKDVIDLNGLDLVNREVREGKKIFHLTIFSIEKGESACGVLQDVTAPQIQKSRVIDETRRVINKNLKVVQKIAFLLGENAAETEAILNSVIESFSGDEDSDL; encoded by the coding sequence ATGCCCCGAATAAAAAGCCCCATTTATACGGAAAAAACCCGCTGTCAGGACTGCTATAAGTGTATCCGGGAATGCCCAGTCAAAGCCATCCTTGTGGAAAAGGGCCACGCAATTATCATCCCGGAGCAGTGCGTACTTTGCGGCCACTGTGTTGTGGCCTGCCCCGCCCAGGCAAAAAAAGTGCGGGATGATCTGCCCCAGGCCCGGCAGATCCTGAAACTGAAACCAAAGGTCATTGCATCTCTGGCTCCTTCCTTTGCCGCTGTATATCCGGACATTGAACCGGGGCAGCTCATTTCGGCTATAAAAGCACTGGGTTTTTACGGCGTTTCTGAAACCGCCATCGGTGCTGATCTGGTATCCGCCAAAATCGCCTGTGACCTTTCCATGGCAGAAGACAATCCTGAAGCAGACCCAAAGGATCATAGGGAGAGTCTCTACGGATACCGGGTGCAGTTCCGGTCCCAGGAAGCCGCAGGAGAAAAACCGCCCCTTCACAGGCAAAAACTTTTTTTATCATCGGCCTGTCCTGTGCTTGTGGAATTTATCAAGCACTACATGCCCGAACTCAGCCCCAGCATTACGGACTGTGCCTCTCCCCTGCTGGCCCATGCAAGGTATCTGAAGGAAAAGTACGGAGAAGAAACGGGCATTGTTTTCATAGGACCCTGCATTGCCAAAAAAAGGGAGGCCGACACCTGGGATGAGCTGGATGCAGCCATTTCCTTTACGGACTTGAGCCGCTGGCTTGAGGACGAAGGCATTCGTCCGGCTGATTATAAGGCAGCCAAAGAAAGCTTTATCCCTGTGAAGGCAGCCAAGGGAAGTCTTTATCCCATTGAAGGCGGTATGATCGCATCCATCCGCAAATATGCCTCCATTCGGAATGTTCATATGATGAGCATCACAGGACTCAAGGAAATAAGAAAAACCCTTGAAGGCTTCAATCCGGCGGAGTTTTCTGCACCCATTTTCATGGAGCTTCTTTCCTGCCCCGGAGGCTGCATTAATGGTCCCGGAATCTGTGACGATACCCAGAGGATTTTTCGCAGAATCCGACTTCTCGATTATGCCAGTAAAGCCAGAAATACCCTCAGCGAAAAATTGCCCTGCATGCAGGATACCCTTCCTGTGGAAAGAATTGTCCCGGTCGAGCACTCCGAAGAAGAAATTCAGACAGCCCTGCGACAGATAGGCAAACGCACCCTTCAGGATGCCCTGAACTGCGGAAGCTGCGGCTATGATACCTGCAAAGCCTTTGCAGCAGCCATGCTGGAAAACCGTGCCGAAAAAACCATGTGTCTTTCCTATATGAAAACCCTGGCCCAGAACAAAGCCAACGGCCTTATCCGGGCCATACCTGCAGGGGTTGTCATATGTGACAGTCAGCTCAAAATCATTGAATGTAACAGATACTTTGCCAACATGATGGGAGAAGATGTGCTTTCCATGTTTGAAGTCCGTCCCGGCATGGAAGGTGCCAGCCTTGAAAAAATCACAGACCTTGCCCGTTATTTCAAGGATGTGATTGATCTCAACGGACTGGATCTTGTGAACAGGGAGGTTCGGGAAGGGAAAAAAATCTTTCATCTGACCATCTTTTCCATAGAAAAGGGAGAAAGTGCCTGCGGTGTACTGCAGGATGTGACGGCACCCCAGATTCAGAAATCCAGGGTCATCGATGAAACAAGGCGGGTTATCAATAAAAACCTTAAAGTGGTTCAGAAAATCGCCTTTCTTCTGGGTGAAAATGCCGCTGAAACGGAAGCCATACTTAACTCCGTAATAGAATCCTTTTCAGGGGACGAGGACAGCGACCTATGA
- a CDS encoding MATE family efflux transporter, with product MKSGSVSRMFWRYTIPSVSALLISATYLIVDGIFIGHAMGGEGLAAINMSWPWIGILLAIGMMIGIGTGVQCGIAQGEGDLLKASRILGQGIWALVLLGLASGLMLVNFSTFFLVLQGAEDSVASFGRDYLRVMGFAAPVVLASIAIPFWVRNLGAPGFATLCMGTGAVANMLLDYLFIMHLGWELKGAAVATVLAESLSIAMGLFFIFSTRSRVPLKQGFLKPRPIIMARVLATGLSSMLMYVYISFVVLLHNMLFMTYGGTLQVAAFTIVGYVLTLYYMFAEGVAGGMQPLVSFYKGSEKSTNIRQVVRLAMTVALGVGIIMTCTVMLVPGLAVWFFVSGDPELSAAASLGMRLHLFALFLDGFIVLTASFFQSMGMAKKATMTTLGNMFIQLPFLFMLPKIIGLQGVWMALPLSNVLFASIIFFLFFREMKKLKIRG from the coding sequence ATGAAATCAGGCAGTGTTTCGAGAATGTTCTGGCGCTACACCATCCCTTCTGTTTCGGCCCTGCTTATCAGTGCCACATATCTGATAGTGGATGGTATTTTCATCGGTCATGCCATGGGGGGCGAAGGGCTGGCAGCCATCAATATGTCCTGGCCCTGGATAGGGATACTGCTGGCCATTGGTATGATGATTGGCATCGGTACAGGCGTGCAGTGCGGTATTGCCCAGGGTGAGGGTGATCTTCTGAAGGCTTCCCGCATTCTGGGGCAGGGGATCTGGGCGCTGGTGCTGCTGGGCCTGGCTTCTGGTCTTATGCTGGTAAATTTTTCAACCTTTTTTCTCGTCCTGCAGGGGGCAGAAGACAGTGTCGCATCTTTTGGCCGGGATTATCTGCGGGTGATGGGTTTTGCTGCTCCTGTTGTTCTGGCCAGTATAGCCATTCCTTTCTGGGTCAGGAATCTGGGGGCTCCGGGGTTTGCAACCCTTTGCATGGGGACTGGAGCTGTGGCCAATATGCTGCTGGATTATCTTTTCATCATGCACCTTGGGTGGGAACTTAAGGGGGCTGCCGTGGCAACAGTGCTGGCTGAAAGCTTAAGTATTGCCATGGGCCTTTTTTTCATATTCAGTACCAGATCCCGGGTACCACTGAAGCAGGGATTTTTAAAGCCAAGGCCAATTATAATGGCAAGGGTTCTGGCAACGGGTCTTTCCAGTATGCTGATGTATGTCTACATAAGTTTTGTGGTACTGCTGCATAACATGCTTTTCATGACATACGGCGGCACCCTGCAGGTGGCAGCCTTTACCATAGTAGGCTATGTGCTCACACTTTACTATATGTTTGCCGAAGGTGTTGCCGGTGGCATGCAGCCTCTGGTCAGTTTTTATAAAGGTTCAGAAAAATCCACAAACATCCGTCAGGTTGTAAGACTTGCCATGACTGTGGCACTGGGGGTCGGTATTATCATGACCTGTACGGTGATGCTGGTGCCGGGCCTTGCAGTATGGTTTTTTGTGTCCGGAGATCCTGAGCTTTCCGCCGCAGCTTCCCTTGGGATGCGCCTGCATCTTTTTGCCCTTTTTCTGGATGGCTTCATTGTTCTGACCGCCAGTTTTTTCCAGTCCATGGGTATGGCAAAAAAAGCCACCATGACAACCCTTGGTAATATGTTCATACAGCTGCCTTTTTTATTTATGCTTCCAAAGATCATAGGTCTTCAGGGGGTGTGGATGGCTCTGCCCCTGTCCAATGTGCTTTTTGCCTCCATTATTTTCTTTTTGTTTTTTCGTGAGATGAAAAAGCTGAAAATACGGGGATGA
- a CDS encoding aldehyde ferredoxin oxidoreductase family protein, with product MKGWCGRILNVDLSRGTLEPAALNPLDAQLFIGGRGLNDKVLFDRIPPGTDPLGPENVICFAPGPLSGTVLGLTSRVEVSTLSPYSGILGDGNAGERLAHVMKLAGWDQINITGRCERPSYLYIHEDEVSLIPCPEHWGTDTWEFTEAMRNTHDRDISVACIGQAGECLVRFASVIVDKYASAARGAGAVMGSKNLKGIVVRGNRKVKLADPETFKALAKEDRNFFKTDPFQKGVASCIGSHHGILNWFPGYRNYEDFWDRSKIPAAIQPEAFKEYEVRRTGCRNCTVQCKNRFEIPKGRRAGEQGEAMEYECVFCLGTNCGITDPVVIMEMENLCDRYGMDIIAAGNTMAMVKDLFNMGDITIEDTGGLDLSWENADDQVKLLHRTALRQGFGNIVAEGLYLGAKILGKRAMDVCYHVKGLSRGPYKSGMFALAHATSTRGADHLRGRSWAYGENDGDLFSKLKSEGRLPADMADNPVSALIVSERACTLADCIGRCKGAVNSWSCAVPLVNQYPLMEGLARLMTAATGVPYTEERLSATADRVYLLEKAFNIRCGTRRQDDRLVLHKDLLGTEEAAKEQEKHEAMLTAYYEASGQDLVTGIPTRRKLEELELGFVADTLEKELPLEPWDGPKPWPLNAYPSGEKRV from the coding sequence ATGAAAGGCTGGTGTGGCCGCATACTGAACGTAGACTTAAGTCGTGGAACCCTTGAACCGGCGGCACTGAATCCTTTAGATGCCCAACTCTTCATAGGTGGTCGGGGCTTGAACGACAAGGTCCTTTTTGACCGCATCCCTCCCGGCACAGACCCCCTTGGCCCGGAAAATGTCATCTGCTTTGCTCCCGGCCCCCTTTCCGGTACGGTTCTTGGACTCACCAGCCGTGTAGAGGTCAGCACCCTCTCTCCCTATAGCGGTATTCTGGGGGACGGTAATGCGGGAGAAAGGCTGGCCCATGTCATGAAACTTGCCGGATGGGATCAGATCAATATCACAGGCCGGTGTGAAAGGCCCTCCTATCTTTATATACATGAAGATGAGGTTTCCCTCATTCCCTGCCCGGAACACTGGGGTACGGACACATGGGAGTTCACCGAAGCCATGCGCAATACCCACGACAGGGATATCAGTGTTGCCTGCATCGGTCAGGCTGGAGAATGCCTTGTGCGTTTTGCCTCTGTAATTGTGGACAAATATGCATCCGCCGCCAGAGGTGCCGGGGCTGTCATGGGTTCCAAAAATCTCAAGGGCATCGTGGTCCGGGGAAACAGAAAGGTGAAACTGGCCGATCCTGAAACCTTTAAAGCCCTTGCGAAGGAAGACAGAAATTTCTTTAAAACAGATCCCTTTCAAAAGGGCGTTGCCTCCTGCATAGGTTCCCACCACGGCATCCTCAACTGGTTTCCTGGCTACCGCAATTACGAGGACTTCTGGGACAGAAGCAAGATTCCTGCGGCCATTCAGCCCGAAGCCTTCAAGGAATACGAGGTCCGTCGCACGGGCTGCAGAAACTGCACGGTGCAGTGCAAAAACCGCTTTGAAATTCCCAAAGGCCGCCGAGCCGGAGAGCAGGGCGAAGCCATGGAATATGAATGCGTTTTCTGCCTCGGCACCAACTGCGGCATAACAGACCCTGTGGTGATTATGGAAATGGAAAACCTCTGCGACCGCTATGGTATGGATATAATTGCGGCAGGTAACACCATGGCCATGGTCAAGGATCTATTCAATATGGGAGACATCACCATTGAAGATACTGGTGGTCTGGATCTCTCATGGGAAAACGCCGACGATCAGGTGAAGCTGCTGCACAGAACAGCCCTGCGGCAGGGTTTCGGCAACATTGTGGCAGAAGGTCTTTACCTTGGGGCAAAGATTCTGGGAAAAAGGGCCATGGATGTCTGTTACCACGTCAAAGGCCTTTCCAGAGGCCCTTATAAATCTGGCATGTTTGCTCTGGCTCACGCCACCAGCACCCGAGGTGCCGATCATCTCAGGGGGCGGAGCTGGGCCTATGGAGAAAATGACGGCGATCTTTTTTCTAAACTGAAAAGCGAAGGCCGTCTTCCCGCAGACATGGCTGACAACCCCGTATCCGCCCTCATCGTCTCCGAAAGGGCCTGTACCCTTGCGGACTGCATTGGCCGTTGCAAGGGCGCTGTCAACTCCTGGAGCTGTGCTGTCCCCCTTGTGAACCAGTACCCCCTCATGGAAGGGCTGGCCCGTCTCATGACCGCCGCCACAGGTGTTCCCTATACGGAAGAACGTCTGAGCGCAACGGCAGACCGGGTCTATCTTCTGGAAAAAGCCTTTAACATACGGTGCGGAACCCGCAGGCAGGATGACAGGCTGGTATTGCACAAAGATCTTTTGGGAACGGAGGAGGCTGCAAAGGAGCAGGAAAAGCACGAAGCTATGCTCACTGCCTATTATGAGGCTTCCGGTCAGGATCTGGTAACGGGTATTCCCACCCGCAGAAAACTGGAAGAGCTGGAGCTGGGCTTTGTGGCCGATACCCTTGAAAAAGAACTGCCCCTTGAGCCATGGGACGGCCCGAAACCATGGCCCTTAAATGCCTATCCGTCAGGGGAAAAAAGGGTATAG
- a CDS encoding SpoIIE family protein phosphatase: MIHMPAAESFIEVDHHQIFKYREGAGGDTFLSQKNESDGRVITVLSDGLGSGVKAGVLSTLTATMALKFVASNIPIKRAARTIMNTLPVCRLREISYATFTIVDIEPGLQVRMMEFDNPGYLLIRDNQPMTPEKNAIIIERKNKKAAPPHNTTMFYSSYQALPGDRLVFFSDGVTQSGMGSKGFPFGWGEERVKDFILEKVRTAPSVSARELARSIVQQALFHDQYQAKDDITCGVIYIRSPRDLLIVTGPPMNPDHDSEMVRQFTAFSGSRIIAGGTTAGIISRQLGKPCRTDVKNLDPVIPPVSEMEGADLVTEGIITLGRVAEILEQRTNIVTGTIASNSKQNAADRIIDMIINHDRIVFLVGTKINEAHQDPNMPVGLEIRRNIVKKIQGLLTEHYLKEVSIHYL; this comes from the coding sequence ATGATCCATATGCCAGCGGCAGAAAGCTTTATTGAAGTGGATCACCATCAGATTTTCAAGTACAGGGAAGGTGCCGGAGGAGACACCTTTTTATCCCAGAAAAATGAAAGCGACGGCAGGGTTATTACTGTCCTTTCCGATGGCCTTGGCTCCGGCGTCAAAGCCGGTGTGCTTTCCACCCTTACGGCCACCATGGCGCTGAAATTTGTGGCTTCCAATATCCCCATCAAACGGGCAGCCAGAACCATCATGAACACCCTGCCGGTCTGCAGGCTCCGGGAAATCAGCTATGCCACCTTTACCATAGTGGATATAGAGCCGGGGCTGCAGGTAAGGATGATGGAATTTGATAATCCGGGCTATCTTCTTATCCGGGACAATCAGCCCATGACCCCTGAAAAAAATGCCATCATCATTGAAAGAAAAAATAAAAAAGCCGCTCCTCCGCACAATACCACCATGTTTTATTCCAGCTATCAGGCCCTGCCCGGAGACCGGCTGGTCTTTTTTTCGGACGGAGTTACCCAGTCCGGTATGGGAAGCAAGGGCTTTCCCTTTGGCTGGGGAGAAGAAAGGGTGAAAGATTTCATACTGGAAAAAGTCCGTACTGCACCTTCTGTCAGTGCACGGGAACTGGCCAGATCCATTGTGCAGCAGGCGCTTTTCCATGATCAGTATCAGGCAAAGGATGACATCACCTGCGGTGTCATCTACATCCGCAGCCCAAGGGATCTGCTCATTGTCACAGGCCCCCCCATGAATCCGGACCATGACAGTGAGATGGTAAGGCAGTTCACCGCCTTCAGCGGATCGAGAATTATCGCAGGCGGCACCACGGCGGGTATCATATCCCGTCAGCTTGGCAAGCCCTGTCGCACTGATGTGAAAAATCTGGATCCTGTAATTCCGCCGGTCTCGGAAATGGAAGGTGCGGATCTGGTGACCGAAGGAATCATTACCCTTGGCAGGGTGGCGGAGATTCTGGAACAGCGGACCAACATAGTTACGGGCACCATTGCTTCCAATTCTAAGCAGAATGCGGCTGACCGTATCATTGATATGATCATCAACCATGACCGCATCGTATTTCTGGTGGGCACGAAAATAAACGAAGCCCACCAGGATCCCAATATGCCAGTAGGGCTGGAAATACGAAGGAACATCGTCAAAAAAATTCAGGGCCTTCTTACGGAACATTACCTGAAAGAGGTCAGCATCCATTATCTTTAG